In Parasteatoda tepidariorum isolate YZ-2023 chromosome 8, CAS_Ptep_4.0, whole genome shotgun sequence, the DNA window attcgatgtaCTATACTTTTAccttatattgaatatttttatgacattaaaaTAGTCTCTAttcaattaacattttgaaatgttaaattagTTAAGTTATTAAGTTTTGTACGTTATTGATGTTTTGCATGTAAATACTATTTTGTTGGTTAAGTACTTTAAGTTTTGTCATTAGTAAGCCCAAAAGTTAGTACCAATATTATTATATGGtttcaattattcattttccAGCCCcactgatttgaaaaatttgatggaGTTGACTATGCGGGAAGTTCTAATATCTCTTATTGTAAGTACTTTGAATGTAATAACGTTCTTCGCTATTTGTCAGCTAATACTATGTATTTAGTACAATACAATTaaagtattacttttttaattctctaattttttgaatatctaattgttaaacattaaataggagttttttttgttgttgcttcaTCCTCCTAGTAGCATAGCGGAAAGtgactgcttttttttttaaacagttgaaaCATTATTCAATAACTTATCTAATTTGAATTTACGCAAGTAAGAATATAgacatatttagtttttaagacacataattataaaatttgtaacagaacataattctttttttattttgttgtcaaataatttgctttcttttctaattctttttacttaagAATTCAGTTTTACCTTTGAATGTAATGTCAATATCTACCTATGTATGTATTTAGGATCCCTacataaaataaggtttatgGGTATAGaacgaaattttgaattacatagGAAATATCATTGAGAACATGTGGTGCTTAAATTCTGCTAAGTGCACTCCAAGACGTTTTGAgataatcatttctttaaaacatttatttttaacatgtgaAGAATGTGCTTTTATAGTTATTTCAATGCTATCTTTGTAgcatagaatttataaattttttgttctagataaatttgcattacttttttgaataattttgttagaatttgTTGTTGTATGTTGTATTTAttgattacaatatttttctttaaaggagCGAAAGACAGATATTACTCTTTTAGAACGAATATTCCAGTTTTCGTTTGATGCAGCCTTATTAGGTAAATGCTATGTagttttgtaacaaatttgtaaaattataaatagctgcaatgcatttatttgttataattatgttattttaattatatttatttttaacatattttactttgcattgtataaaaaacacattttgtagcatttcttaaagaaatataaatgttttagatATTGCGTCTGGTAATCTTCCAGTCCTAGTTATTGGTGACTTGTTTGAAGCATCAACTATAGTGGATTGtgagaaaacattttctttcatgGAAAATAGAGTTGatactttcaaaaaagtaagcatttttttttgttttaaacccttttttttattgttctgcagataattaatcattacttttatatttttaggaaatattttttaaggcttGTAAGAATCATCTTCTACGGTCTTGTAATGGTAtgtgatgattttattttaatagtgttgcttgtaataaattattcaatttaagcTTAGGATTGAACtaagtcataaatttttattttttttaaatttttatttttgtgcagtAACACTGTGCAAAATGATGAGCTAAGTGTAAAAACACTTTATAGCTGTTGTAACTGCCTGAAGATTCAGTGAATTAAGAAATTAAGCTGagttttctttctattatttgaattttagaacattaaaaatttgtttctcatATTATAGATCTAGTACTTGAGCCatagttttcttaataataatattttttctgaagtaTATTTGTAACAAACTATAGTTTGTCACAATATATGAATGAGGCAGTGATATATAGAGACCAACCGCAGCATAAATTTAttaggtaaaatttttcaaaccctCTCAGCCACTCCATAAGGgacatttgtttcattaagATTATCCCACATTTATTGCAGTCTTGCACCAATTACTCTTAACTACCCTCTAAATTAAACATCATTCTAGTACAGTCTTCTTatagagtttttatttaatgataaattatttaaagattcaattaaaagaaaatctataatTAAGCTCTAGTTGGAGTgagattatttctttaaactgttctaaaaaGTTTAggcattttttctgaaattattttgcaatattgagagatttttataattccttGAATTAATGatgctaataaatatttaataaataatgtgttttgcatatatattagcttttttgttgtaattcaCAAAGTCtgcatctgaaattttttttttgtatctttcatatggtaaagcaaaaaaaatagcttcaatatgaaattgtttaagaaaaaaatcatttaagtacATAACTTCTTCTGAACAATGAGTTACAATTAGTTATAAGtagttttttgtataatttgtaGCTCCAATTTGTAtggcatatttaaatatacgttattttataaccttatttaaaatataaatttgattttacatcAGTTTAACAATATGTATCAAAAGGttatcattttttctaaatgtatctcatcaacattttatttagctttCTTTCTTATCtatgtttaattgtttttagatcTGTTGAAAAGATTATCAAGGTCCCAAAATACTGTGTTCTGTGGTcgaatattaatgtttttagctCACATATTTCCACTTTCAGAACGTTCAGGTAATTAcagaataagtttttaaattttgtagtatatttctgtttttttttaatgttaatatgtCTTTTGTGTaaccttttctttaaaatggacttaataagttaaaattaagtaaattttaaactaaagaaaatttttattggaatcGTTTTAAtacaagaataatttaatttaatacaatataagtgaatatcaaatgaaattacttttgcatttttaaatagcagTTTCAAAAAGATAACCCTGCATTTAAAGAACaaccatttctaatttaaaaactttttttgtgcaAGATGTTTTGTCATTGTAAATCATCGAATAATTAGTGATCAAATTTGAATGCTAAATGCATTTTCCAATCTCTCAAGTTTTTCTCTGAATGAATTCAGAATGGTGTTAAtcgaaaatacataaaacagtTGGGTTTTTTATGGGCTGCttacaaaaatagtttgtttgaaaatttttaaatggaaaggTCATGAATTAAATGGGGAAGTcatgaattaaatgtttattcaacTTATAAGTGTTTTGAGAATTCCATAGATGCTCAAGGTATGAAATGGAATATTACCAGGTTAGATTGATTAGACattatgtaaactttttttttttttcaattctaaaacaTGGTTAGGTTttgaagcatttaatttttttaaagttgtcatTACATatcttttttagtaattaaaatatagttaattttgttctgaagtagaattgatataatttttagaagtttaaaatatgaagtttaGAATTTTGCTATAAACTTAATCCGTCtactcagtttttattttaatgtgaaaaattatttttacctaataataacatgttatttaaaaaagggaaacaCTGATAAATAGTTTGCCAATTTCCATTTAGTATAACTATAgtgtttcctatttttaaatagttggtattttaaagataaatgaaaatttttacttttgcttttttatttttaataatattttattttttacttatgataaaaaatttaaaaattgcatataattgcaaacttaatttatttatagcattaatttgaaaaaattataaaattttttaaatttgttgagaAATTATTGAGAACTTATTTTGCTTAATACCCTTTAAATACAATAGCTACTATTATCTTTTTTCCAcctgaatgaaataattttaatgtccACACATTTAAtccatgtttattattttttcaactttatctATTTATGGTTTTAAGTCAATTTCAAactctagtttttatttatattctttttaatttaataagcttttctttttgaaattaattttttatctttatttccaTGATAAACTTCTTTATTTCCGTTTTTATTACCTTCTTCTGGCCCACTTAAACTTTATGATGTTTCAAGTACTAAAgtaaaactttattgaaaaatattgatttgataattttaaacaacaggTTTAAATGTTATAAGTGAATTTAATCTTGAGAACACTACCTCATATGCAACCAGTGATGATGCCTTTAGTGATTTGAATTCAGAAAAAGGGGATAACAATGAAGAAGGGGAAATATCATCTCAAAGGTAATTTCTGAatctttttctaattaaataaatagctcTTTTCATTTCTCtaagttttgttatattatCTTATAAAGTTCATATTGGTAATGGTCATATtttacattcaataaaaataaactctattAATCATCAGtactgcaatatatttttactacttaatatgtaaatttacttaatatgtatgaaaaattgaatCTGCTAAAGATATTCattgttaacttttaaaatgagtgTTCTACATCAATTAAGAAATGTAGTAAGACCTTTACTTATTTTGTAACTTCATTtaatatgtttacttttaaataaacttttgatgTCATATGTTGAGAGTATAATTTAATACAGATGTGAATGAATTTAAgtgatatatatttctttcataattagTTGTGAAGAGTATTTaacgaatataatttaaaaattttagttctaaacAAAATATGCTGCAACCAAAATATACATggataaagaatttataaattgcatgAGAGACTATGCTGGGCTAAGttcaaaaatgatattaaatgatttatagattttaacaatttataatgtacttatattatattatttacaaagaaaataattgcagTAGGCTTCAGTAAATCAGTGGTATTTGGTGGAAGGGATTACAATACAGGATAAAGTTCACTTCCTACCCCCCTCtcatgtaattaaaaacaaattttaagatgaataattaatgtaaaaatactcaatatttattaataaactacacaaacctaaaaaattatatctagaAAGAGTTAAAAAGTGCAGACAACTGTTATAGCTTTCCTCTTTTTTCCCCCTCTCCTGCCACCCAAGACGAAGATTTACAAATGGTAggttaaattatttccaatttttattggATCAGTTAGTTGTGAGCTGGCTAGTCGCAAAcctattgtatttaattatgttttgagtatttagttttttaattaaagaaatgaaaaaagtttttttaattgtactgTGTTaactatgaataataattttgattaaaatgtgcACAcaatctgaataaaataaacactatttGAACCAAAAagctattatttatattttgttaagctaaaatttattcttttttattttttaatcaataatttttaatttctttatatttacgaagttttacaaatttatttagtttaagcaTGAGTTTAGTTAAgcatattgttttgttaattatatatgttttaaaggagttttctatatttttactagtttttttcatacttttattctaaaataagtataatttgataaaataaatattattgttatggATTATGATGAATTATAGAATCAGAAGggatgtaataataataataaagacagtacacaattatcaaaaatatttctttctttttgacaaGTCTTAATCTTATCAGGCTAATAATTAATCTAGTTTAATAgtccttgaaatatttataaaatttgtattttttcagcaGTCCCATTGTTGCAGatagaaatttatataagaaattttgGTCACTTCAAGATTTTTTCCGAAATCCCAACAgctgttacaataaaatgcagTGGAGACATTTTGCTAgtgtaagtatttaattttcatggaataagacttttttttccttgcaaagtataagttaaaatttttatctaattaaaaattatgatgaaaaaaatttataaatttttatatagttgaaactttttcagctttatatagtttttatttgttattaatttataccaATTACatctcatttcttttaaaatagttgctaagaatattgtattaaattatcacaaatactttattttagtgTACTTCTGAAGTCCTGACAGTTTTTGGCAGTTTCAAATCTGACGATGCCAATTCTTCAAAATGGAAACAAGCCAAGTTACCATCTCCCAGTGGGGCTTCTGTCTATTTTGCTAAATACCTAACTAGTCCGAAGGTAAACTTGATTTTAGAATCTTAGGTGATATTTTCTGAGCTTCAATGTTTCCTATTCAAACGTAAATAAGAATGTAGACTATCAAAAGCTGCTGATTAGTTTTATTCTACAAATTGtcatagttaaatttttcagttgcataaatatttaatttacttttgagtCATTTTGTTGTTTAAGCTGTAATAATCAGTGTGTTATGTTAATGTTTAATAAGTTTGTGCCTATTTTTCTACTGAAGGGTTttatagtttcatatttttttggtaGTTAGTAAgctttgtaaaatttaacagtACAACAGACTTGTTCAATACTATATTTGTATGATACATACTCTTGCCTAAATAAGATCGTTAGGCAAAGTAGTTGCTAGTAGATAGTTTGTCTAGTAGATTGTTTGTTATGGAAATGCctgcaatttttttagatgCATTTTTATGCTTATGATCTTAAAAatcatgtgtttattttattattgatattttgacCACAAATCAGTCAAAGGTAAATTTGACCAATTTGTAAAGGTAATTTATTAAGAGTAtgatttggttaaaaaaaagtacattgttttattaaatgacaaTAATTCCCCCCACCCCCAGTGTGGCACTTTTCTCATCACTGCACATTTGACATTTATTGTCTGTTTAAAgtgttaagttttaattaaattttctgccatatttgtttttataacattttatatatatgtatctcACATTATATAGTTCTTTTTGTGTTGAATTGTTACTCCtttgaaattctttatattatcaagttttgttttatagctTTTGGAACTTGAGCTAAGTGACAGCCACTTTCGGCGTTATGTTTTGGTGCAGTTTCTTATTCTGTTTCAATACTTGACATCTCCTGTAAGGTTTAAATTgtaagtgacattttatttcttttacgaaacttttttaaattatgaagtaCAACATGCTTCAGTTAAAGCATACTTTTTTCAAGCTATACTTTTTCCTTAGGGATTCTTTTGTTTTAACTGAAGATCAACAAAACTGGATCAAAGAAGTTACTAAGCGTATCTATAAAGTaaggtttttagaaaaatattttatcattgatAATGTCAGCTTAACAAATTTTGatcttgttattttatttaaaagttttatgtgTACTGATAATAATTTTCCATAGATTatctacatatatttaatatgttattgaGCGAAGGTATTCACTGCAAGTGTAACTCACAAGATGATGAAAGAGGTTTTAGCTTGTCCAACAGCCATTATTGCATTATCTCCTACCCTATGCAAATTAGAAAGATGCTGGATGGCACTTCAACTGttagttaaaattcaaatgcTACCTGAACTAGGAAATGAAAGTACTTAGCTGAGACCTGTATCACTAGAAATCAATTCCCTGCAATTTCtggatttttcaatttgatatgACAGGAATTGTTTTGGGACCTAATGTATATACTACTAccacataccctccaactgctacggaatttccgtagtttcagaaatcttcttttcagacggtagcaaaattaatgtcttaatatttaagaaaaattaattttagcgtaacttgtccactattacttataaaagtgcaggccatatggctagattcttaagttctgataaaagttttatgagagatccatttgctttaaaaatttctactttggttcgctaccactagaaagaattattttcaaaatcctcataagttggagggtatgctaCCATAACAAGGCTTTTCATTCCTTCCACCATCCGTATAGCATCTTCTGggatattaattaattcaagagCAAGTTACTCATGATATTCAGGAGGATCTGATGTCTTTTTAACACCCAATGCAGATGGCAAATGCGAAATGCAGATGGGAACATTCTCCGAAAAGATTCTCAGATTTATCAATGCGAGATTTCAAATGATGCCACTCAATAGAATTAAAAGTCAAATCATCATTGATTGCTCGGCTATAGGGGTTATTTTCCTGCAGTATTTGATTGTTGCTCCAATGCTTGAGAAATACGAACGTTTGATTACcagaattataattaagaagtttgttataatatttgaatttctcaAACCTAAACAGCTGCTGCTCAGtctcaaaatgaataatattgcCAGGACAGCTGTTTCAAAGACCTGTTTCTGTAAGTTGGCCAATCACACCAACGTTGCTTCCATCCAGATCAGGAGACTTGCGAAAGTTAGTACATGAAAAACAGCCTCAGTTTCACTTACTAAACTCAGAGAACTATGGTGTCAATGTACTATATTACTAGTTCTTCTTTTGACAGATCTAGTCCATACAAGGAAGCGTAAAATGCTGCTTTTTCGGTAGTGTGTGACTGGTATATTTTCTGCCTATCTATCAATTTGAGGAATTTCACTGTCAAAGTCTTGAATCGTGTTACATGCTTGAGGCTGTTCCCTGCTATTGCATTTCACTAGATTTCTCAGTTTAGTGTTTGTGACTttcagcaaaatataatttcatttgtttaactTAATTCAAGCAAAGCTGCACTTAATGTcagcatttatattttgaaacttggtTTTACTCAAGGAATCAGCAGGTTCGTCTAAAGTGCCTGCAGATTGTTTTCTCTCCTCCAATAAGTTTTGGAGTGGTtgagataaaacattttttgattttccaGCCGTTAcctgtaataatttttctagttaactgattgatttttattaaaatatttttattaagtttcaaatattttattatgcattctttgcttttgtttgattttatatgAATACATGGTTGATAATTTGCTTTATCTAAAGTGTGCAATTGcgagtaaattttgttttcttattatttactacatggtttgtttttgttttattgtaacctggtttataattatagttttattctaaatgaatttttctgttttaatttagtactttttatgaagaggagtttttaaaaaaaattgagataggATAGGGgttagttactttttaattaatcaaatgtGGGAAAGGCTTGTTTTGGCAATAATTATTTCAGACTTGTTCATCTCTCtagatttttttcatgcaattttttttataatatcaaataattcatctttaattaaatatttaattgcaacaaaacaaaaatgcgactaatttttgcattttgatttctttttattgcataacataccatttttaaattctttgttttttaaaaatctgattcttCAGAGTTATAGTAATACAACAatgtttaacaatatttaatgagTAGTCcactttaatttccttttaaaaggtCTTGGGGGAAATGAAATTATCTTGATGATTGGAGAATACTTTGTAGAGAAAGATGGATTGTTAGGGTTCATTTAATggcattgatatttttattggagaaaaatttttaaactggtgCGAGTTCtgatgtataaattaaaatgcacaaaaatagaaagattaaattttcttttcatatattatGTCATAATATGCCTGCAATTTAggacatgaaaatttaaattttcagttagtagcCAGTAGCCAATGAACTATGTAACCACTTTTTCTTAAACCTTAAAGAGTTAGTGATTGATatcaataatctttttaatttaatagctactttttgcaaacttttttttgtttggattaaattatatatataaaaagaaatcatattagaaataatctacagttataaaaagttaattctacaataaaaataatataaatatgtgaaaaatttagttaaaagtacttatttgaactttatttaaaaatatttggggcgagaaaatacaaaaaattgaatggaaaaataaacaagtataaaataaatttaatgtatgcaTTACAACTTTGTATGTGAATTGTTAAAGTTGTAAATTGTTGATTCTCCTTCCACATAAATCATTCTATCACAAAATGATGGATTctgaaggatcaaaattttgaatgaagatattggacattttaatgaaaattctgttttccgAAGTCTTTCTCATTGACATACTCTTAtcatcaaacaattaaaaaaaactgatgggaaaagtgtttatttaatttaagttgtcaattttttttattgactcgtcacatggcaaatgtttttttttttttcatgtctaCATGCTTATAACTTTGTATaatgatgtaattttatttgatttttgtttgacttaaattattttattggattattaaaagtaatggacataaatgtttctttaaaatgctgattttggaatttttcttttttatagttattggAGGAAACACCACCAAATGGTGAAAGATTTGCTCAAGATACAGAAGTAATTGCTATTTCCAGtagttttatcataatttttctgtttcatttgtTCATTGCatttatcatctttttttatcgatatgatcagttattttaattttgtttttaaaatcatttatattattatttgcttgttTGTGTTCCTTTTTATCCCTCATCTGatcataattatcatttatttcacaagatgatttatttatattaagtaaattttcaagTATTCAGCTGAAAAAGactatataaatacatatatctgtttaaaaagttaaattcattgttttgaaaaaaaaaaattcatttataatgttttttgcttgtgcttctttttattttcatctgattaaaattatcatttaactagatgatttatgcaattaattttcaagtattCAGCTAAGAAAGTCTATCTAtctacctatatatatatatgttttaaaaaatgttttaattctgaataaaaaaaaattcttattaaaatacatttttttaaaagagaattctTCAGCGAGAAGAATATTGGAATGCTTGGAAAAATGAAGGATGCCCAGATTTTAAGCATGTGACAGAGAAAACACAACTGGAT includes these proteins:
- the LOC107454495 gene encoding THO complex subunit 1 isoform X5, coding for MGSFIENKSLLSMHLKDAVEKNSFGEFVKNARPITNGINPTDLKNLMELTMREVLISLIERKTDITLLERIFQFSFDAALLDIASGNLPVLVIGDLFEASTIVDCEKTFSFMENRVDTFKKEIFFKACKNHLLRSCNDLLKRLSRSQNTVFCGRILMFLAHIFPLSERSGLNVISEFNLENTTSYATSDDAFSDLNSEKGDNNEEGEISSQSSPIVADRNLYKKFWSLQDFFRNPNSCYNKMQWRHFASCTSEVLTVFGSFKSDDANSSKWKQAKLPSPSGASVYFAKYLTSPKLLELELSDSHFRRYVLVQFLILFQYLTSPVRFKLDSFVLTEDQQNWIKEVTKRIYKLLEETPPNGERFAQDTERILQREEYWNAWKNEGCPDFKHVTEKTQLDNRFSKRLAEDLQSYPIKKANSDLPKLWCNNTNNWDACKSAKRNFVPSLESFFHLSSGKADTSSFKKDIHDSRYTWKALRLLCMKSPHIFTANLQQTKGASDYLESVIQKVIKEKPQSQQDVMTVDTAVAEDSIEDGNEEFFQTDEEPKEEGI
- the LOC107454495 gene encoding THO complex subunit 1 isoform X4, with protein sequence MGSFIENKSLLSMHLKDAVEKNSFGEFVKNARPITNGINPTDLKNLMELTMREVLISLIERKTDITLLERIFQFSFDAALLDIASGNLPVLVIGDLFEASTIVDCEKTFSFMENRVDTFKKEIFFKACKNHLLRSCNDLLKRLSRSQNTVFCGRILMFLAHIFPLSERSGLNVISEFNLENTTSYATSDDAFSDLNSEKGDNNEEGEISSQSPIVADRNLYKKFWSLQDFFRNPNSCYNKMQWRHFASCTSEVLTVFGSFKSDDANSSKWKQAKLPSPSGASVYFAKYLTSPKLLELELSDSHFRRYVLVQFLILFQYLTSPVRFKLDSFVLTEDQQNWIKEVTKRIYKLLEETPPNGERFAQDTERILQREEYWNAWKNEGCPDFKHVTEKTQLDNRFSKRLAEDLQSYPIKKANSDLPKLWCNNTNNWDACKSAKRNFVPSLESFFHLSSGKADTSSFKKDIHDSRYTWKALRLLCMKSPHIFTANLQQTKGASDYLESVIQKVIKEKPQSQQDVMTVDTAVAEDSIEDGNEEFFQTDEEPKEEEKPKKEKVLTKALIEAISGKLQDVWQILAIHLGFKEDEIEYFASEKPTNKAQTENMLTIWMEQYGSLFAFVKALKGAGCLNTVQHLLPSLD
- the LOC107454495 gene encoding THO complex subunit 1 isoform X7, which translates into the protein MGSFIENKSLLSMHLKDAVEKNSFGEFVKNARPITNGINPTDLKNLMELTMREVLISLIERKTDITLLERIFQFSFDAALLDIASGNLPVLVIGDLFEASTIVDCEKTFSFMENRVDTFKKEIFFKACKNHLLRSCNDLLKRLSRSQNTVFCGRILMFLAHIFPLSERSGLNVISEFNLENTTSYATSDDAFSDLNSEKGDNNEEGEISSQSPIVADRNLYKKFWSLQDFFRNPNSCYNKMQWRHFASCTSEVLTVFGSFKSDDANSSKWKQAKLPSPSGASVYFAKYLTSPKLLELELSDSHFRRYVLVQFLILFQYLTSPVRFKLDSFVLTEDQQNWIKEVTKRIYKLLEETPPNGERFAQDTERILQREEYWNAWKNEGCPDFKHVTEKTQLDNRFSKRLAEDLQSYPIKKANSDLPKLWCNNTNNWDACKSAKRNFVPSLESFFHLSSGKADTSSFKKDIHDSRYTWKALRLLCMKSPHIFTANLQQTKGASDYLESVIQKVIKEKPQSQQDVMTVDTAVAEDSIEDGNEEFFQTDEEPKEEGI
- the LOC107454495 gene encoding THO complex subunit 1 isoform X6, with protein sequence MGSFIENKSLLSMHLKDAVEKNSFGEFVKNARPITNGINPTDLKNLMELTMREVLISLIERKTDITLLERIFQFSFDAALLDIASGNLPVLVIGDLFEASTIVDCEKTFSFMENRVDTFKKEIFFKACKNHLLRSCNDLLKRLSRSQNTVFCGRILMFLAHIFPLSERSGLNVISEFNLENTTSYATSDDAFSDLNSEKGDNNEEGEISSQSSPIVADRNLYKKFWSLQDFFRNPNSCYNKMQWRHFASCTSEVLTVFGSFKSDDANSSKWKQAKLPSPSGASVYFAKYLTSPKLLELELSDSHFRRYVLVQFLILFQYLTSPVRFKLDSFVLTEDQQNWIKEVTKRIYKLLEETPPNGERFAQDTERILQREEYWNAWKNEGCPDFKHVTEKTQLDNRFSKRLAEDLQSYPIKKANSDLPKLWCNNTNNWDACKSAKRNFVPSLESFFHLSSGKADTSSFKKDIHDSRYTWKALRLLCMKSPHIFTANLQQTKGASDYLESVIQKVIKEKPQSQQDVMTVDTAVAEDSIEDGNEEFFQTDEEPKEEGI
- the LOC107454495 gene encoding THO complex subunit 1 isoform X2; its protein translation is MGSFIENKSLLSMHLKDAVEKNSFGEFVKNARPITNGINPTDLKNLMELTMREVLISLIERKTDITLLERIFQFSFDAALLDIASGNLPVLVIGDLFEASTIVDCEKTFSFMENRVDTFKKEIFFKACKNHLLRSCNDLLKRLSRSQNTVFCGRILMFLAHIFPLSERSGLNVISEFNLENTTSYATSDDAFSDLNSEKGDNNEEGEISSQSSPIVADRNLYKKFWSLQDFFRNPNSCYNKMQWRHFASCTSEVLTVFGSFKSDDANSSKWKQAKLPSPSGASVYFAKYLTSPKLLELELSDSHFRRYVLVQFLILFQYLTSPVRFKLDSFVLTEDQQNWIKEVTKRIYKLLEETPPNGERFAQDTERILQREEYWNAWKNEGCPDFKHVTEKTQLDNRFSKRLAEDLQSYPIKKANSDLPKLWCNNTNNWDACKSAKRNFVPSLESFFHLSSGKADTSSFKKDIHDSRYTWKALRLLCMKSPHIFTANLQQTKGASDYLESVIQKVIKEKPQSQQDVMTVDTAVAEDSIEDGNEEFFQTDEEPKEEEKPKKEKVLTKALIEAISGKLQDVWQILAIHLGFKEDEIEYFASEKPTNKAQTENMLTIWMEQYGSLFAFVKALKGAGCLNTVQHLLPSLD